AAGGAGAGCCGTCGGAAAACGAGAGCTTGAGAAGGTCGGGGATGCGCCTTACCAAAAGGCCGGTTTCGAGCAGAATGGCCTGTTCCACCGGCTTGTACGGCTCACCAAGCCCTTGGCAGGCGGCGGCGGTAATGCGCTGGAGTCCGAGCCACAGATGGTTGGCGCCGGAGGTGAAGGCGACTTCTGCTTTGTCAATGGCAGGCTTGAATTCCTTGTTAGCGATCATGGCCGTGAGTGAGGTGACGAGGTCGGCCGGCGGTGGCGCGAGTTGGGTCTTGCCGTTTTCGCTTGGGGGCGCTTTTTCGAAAATGTCCCACCGGATGGATCTCATGAGCCTGAACCCCATCGCCTTTTGCGGCTCCTTTTCGATGAGAAAGTAAGCCGCCTTGCGCGCAATGCCCTGCGCCTGCTTGGGCGTGTCCATGGGGTCGCCCACGGTCTGGCCTGCGCTGGCGGCGCCCGCCGCAGCCTCGGTCTTGGGTTTTGGCTTGCAGGTCTTTTCCCAGTTCTGCGCCGCTGAAAAAAGGCCGGACGGAAACGGGGATCCTTCTGGAAATTTTTCCTGCAAAATGCCCTTGAGCGTGGTAAGGCCGGCAAGCAGGCGGGCTATGTGGCTGTAGTCTGCTTCTTCAGGTTTCTGGCTCGCAACGGCTTCGTTAAAACGGGGTTCCGAGAGCCATTTGAGTGCGTTTTGTTTTGCGCGCTCGCGATCCGGGAACATGGCGTTGTAATCCTGCTGGCAGAGCTTAGCGAATCCTTCAAAAACGTCTGCGAACTGATCCCATTTTGCGTCGTGTAAATAGACGAAGCTTAAAAAACAAAGCAGCCGCATGTCCTTGGATTTCTCGGCAAGGAGTTTTCTGCACAACGTCTCGATAAGCGTGAAATCAACGCCGCTGATTTTGCCGATTTCGGTTTTACACGTGTCGAAGTCGGCTTCATAATTGATGTTAACGCCCATCGGGCCGCCGCCCGGGACAGGTTTGATAATAAGATCAAGAAGCTCTGAAATAGCCGTTCCCCTTGCAAAGTGATAATAATGGAATGAAAGGAGAAAGTTAAAATATAGTAACTGCCTAAAGGCAAGCAATTTATTTCATTGATAATGCATTGAAAATAAATGCCCTCACTGTAAACTACTTTGGCGTGGTCTTAAAAGATGTGATAGCAATCACAACAAGGTTAATCCCGCAGCCGGAGAAGGATGGCGACCTTTTTGTGCTGATCCACTGAAGCGTTAAAGAGTTTAATTGCCTGCGGCGAGGGGAGCTGTTTAATGGTGGCGCCTTTGGCTTCTATCGCAATCACCGTTTCGTCGTTCAGCACGAATGTCGGCCGCGAGAAGCCGGAGCCGATGATAATCAGGATGTTTTCCTCCGGGGGAATACTGAAAAGATCGTTCCAAATATCTTGGAGCGTTTCCTTACCGGAGATTTCTTCAACCGGCTTTGGAGAACCGTTCGGGCCGACATACAGATCGTAAAACATGAGCGGGACACGGTTGTAAATCACCAGGTTTTTCTGGGCGAACCCGAACTTCCCGCCTGGGTTGAAAAAAAAATATGCAACCGCGCAGGCGACGATGATGAGAAAAATTTTGTTTTTAAATAGGGAAGCCATGCGATTGCCTTATTAGAATAAAATGATTTCATGGAGAATGACATTCAAGAGAAATTTGAATTAAATGGAGAAAGTGGGCGGGCGATCACTTGAGGTTCTGAATGAACATCGACAGCTTGGCCCTCGAAACGGGGTTGCGGAACAGCTTGCGCAGCGAGCGATCGCGGATAAGGCGCACGCGCTCGCGGGTGAGCTTGAGCTCCTTGCCGATTTCCTCGAGCGTGAACTGCTTGGAGAAGTTGAGCCCGAAATACATGCGGAGGATCTGCTCTTCACGGCTCGTGATGTTCTGGAGCACGCTGTCGATCACCTTTGCCAATTCCCGGCGCTCGCTTTCGAGGTCCTGATTGGGCTCATCGCCGAGCAGGTCATTGAGGGTCTTGGTAGGATCGCCTTCGGTTCCTTGGTTGTTGCTCACCGGCGCATCGAGCGATATGCCGCGCAGCTTGTCCATGACGTCGATGATATCCTGCTCATGCTCCCTGAAATCGCTCATGGCCATGGTTCCCATGTAATCTCCGGCATTTTTATCGAGCGCTTTT
The Chitinivibrionales bacterium genome window above contains:
- the tssA gene encoding type VI secretion system protein TssA; this encodes MLAFRQLLYFNFLLSFHYYHFARGTAISELLDLIIKPVPGGGPMGVNINYEADFDTCKTEIGKISGVDFTLIETLCRKLLAEKSKDMRLLCFLSFVYLHDAKWDQFADVFEGFAKLCQQDYNAMFPDRERAKQNALKWLSEPRFNEAVASQKPEEADYSHIARLLAGLTTLKGILQEKFPEGSPFPSGLFSAAQNWEKTCKPKPKTEAAAGAASAGQTVGDPMDTPKQAQGIARKAAYFLIEKEPQKAMGFRLMRSIRWDIFEKAPPSENGKTQLAPPPADLVTSLTAMIANKEFKPAIDKAEVAFTSGANHLWLGLQRITAAACQGLGEPYKPVEQAILLETGLLVRRIPDLLKLSFSDGSPFCDEATKEWIAKHVLPMFSQDGAVTAKKDADAPGGDKVESEKKEATSLIASGKMEAALDLLQNSIRNSSNERDNFRRSIIMCNMLLTGKQPDIALSILDSLDAKIQLYHLDKWDPDLAVEAWSIMVKVLKVARANKPPPVQAGMTEKQNSILSKISQIDPKKAFSLNT
- a CDS encoding RNA polymerase sigma factor RpoD/SigA, which encodes MPTRTEALYFRDINRYRVLSEEEERAIICSVQKNDNGAITKLITSNLRFVVSVARRYRGRGLSFLELINEGNIGLLKAAKRFNLDNKVKFISYAVWWIRQSIQKALFEQTGTVRIPPNKIALLARFKKALDKNAGDYMGTMAMSDFREHEQDIIDVMDKLRGISLDAPVSNNQGTEGDPTKTLNDLLGDEPNQDLESERRELAKVIDSVLQNITSREEQILRMYFGLNFSKQFTLEEIGKELKLTRERVRLIRDRSLRKLFRNPVSRAKLSMFIQNLK